One stretch of Molothrus ater isolate BHLD 08-10-18 breed brown headed cowbird unplaced genomic scaffold, BPBGC_Mater_1.1 matUn_MA125, whole genome shotgun sequence DNA includes these proteins:
- the FRMD8 gene encoding FERM domain-containing protein 8 isoform X1, producing the protein MDGEGEAEGEGASAPSGAAALLYLPDGSALPLPLEPPPGPTAAELLRRLQGALRLPPAAGDALALWLGSELLEVQLKPRHRPLRLVRHWPELLLRFSLGSPAAIAQDEPCLQLRRNVFFPKSRELELQEEELLRLLYEEAREQLKGGRYPVDPPEAAELGGLSCRLRLGPFEPGRHTELSLRPLLGELLPPGPPARWGALFRRSREPGPAQRLLEAFARAPGPEAPPAGLYRDFLRRCHALPGYGCAFFPGAIERPSGGLLARGGLRPVSVAVGLEGVTIIDPRQKHVLLSLTYPELCWELVGAVGQDGDPAGQEGDPTEPPQLWLEFDGDHEGAPVNRLLRVFSPQAELMSALIECCIELGGAAPPPEEQAPPPAGAAAPPPEAAGARGAPLRRQESVTRPRLQRLATIDYVREGQELRRVKPPRRSASFFSRGGAGGGSYTPVAGGTGGAGSEQG; encoded by the exons ATGGACGGGGAGGGGGAGGCGGAGGGGGAGGGCGCGTCCGCCCCGTCGGGCGCCGCCG ccctgctgtacCTGCCGGACGGGTcggcgctgccgctgccgctggAGCCGCCCCCGGGCCCCACGGCCGCGGAGCTGCTGCGCcgcctgcagggggcgctgcgcctcccgcccgccgccggcgACGCCCTCGCGCTGTGGTTGGGGTCGGAGCTGCTCG AGGTGCAGCTGAAGCCGCGGCACCGACCCCTGCGCCTGGTCCGGCACTGGCCGGAGCTGCTGCTGCGCTTCAGCCTCGGCTCGCCCGCGGCCATCGCCCAAG ATGAGCCGTGTCTGCAGCTACGCAGGAACGTGTTCTTCCCTAAGAGCCGTGAGCTGGAG ctgcaggaggaggagctgctgcggTTGCTCTATGAGGAGGCGCGGGAGCAGCTGAAGGGGGGGCGCTACCCCGTGGACCCCCCCGAGGCGGCcgagctgggggggctcagctgCCGCCTGCGCCTGGGGCCCTTCGAGCCCGGCCGGCACACGGAGCTCAGCCTGCG GCcgctgctgggggagctgctgccgcCGGGTCCTCCTGCCCGCTGGGGGGCGCTGTTCCGGCGCTCGCGGGAGCCGGGCCCCGCCCAGCGGCTGCTCGAGGCGTTCGCGCGTGCGCCGGGCCCCGAGGCGCCCCCTGCCGGATTGTACCGGGACTTCCTGCGCCGCTGCCACGCCCTGCCCGGCTACGG GTGTGCCTTTTTCCCAGGAGCCATTGAGCGGCCGTCGGGGGGGCTGCTGGCCCGGGGGGGGTTGCGCCCCGTCAGCGTGGCCGTGGGGCTCGAGGGGGTCACCATCATTGACCCCCGCCAGAAG CATGTGCTGCTTTCCCTGACGTACCccgagctgtgctgggagctggtgggGGCCGTGGGGCAGGACGGGGACCCCGCGGGGCAGGAGGGGGACCCCACGGAGCCCCCCCAGCTGTGGTTGGAGTTCGATGGGGACCACGAGGGAGCCCCCGTGAACCGACTGCTGCGCGTGTTCTCCCCACAG GCGGAGCTGATGAGCGCCCTCATCGAGTGCTGCATCGAGCtgggcggggcggccccgccccccgaGGAacaggccccgccccccgccggcgctgcggccccgccccccgAGGCGGCCGGCGCGCGTGGCGCCCCCTTGCGGCGGCAGGAGAGCGTGACACGGCCCCGCCTGCAGCGCCTCGCGACCATCGACTACGTGCGGGAGG ggcaggagctgcggCGGGTGAAGCCCCCCCGGCGCTCGGCGTCCTTCTTCAGCCGggggggggccgggggcggcTCCTACACCCCCGTGgcggggggcacagggggggcCGGCTCcgagcagggctga
- the FRMD8 gene encoding FERM domain-containing protein 8 isoform X2, translated as MDGEGEAEGEGASAPSGAAALLYLPDGSALPLPLEPPPGPTAAELLRRLQGALRLPPAAGDALALWLGSELLEVQLKPRHRPLRLVRHWPELLLRFSLGSPAAIAQDEPCLQLRRNVFFPKSRELELQEEELLRLLYEEAREQLKGGRYPVDPPEAAELGGLSCRLRLGPFEPGRHTELSLRCAFFPGAIERPSGGLLARGGLRPVSVAVGLEGVTIIDPRQKHVLLSLTYPELCWELVGAVGQDGDPAGQEGDPTEPPQLWLEFDGDHEGAPVNRLLRVFSPQAELMSALIECCIELGGAAPPPEEQAPPPAGAAAPPPEAAGARGAPLRRQESVTRPRLQRLATIDYVREGQELRRVKPPRRSASFFSRGGAGGGSYTPVAGGTGGAGSEQG; from the exons ATGGACGGGGAGGGGGAGGCGGAGGGGGAGGGCGCGTCCGCCCCGTCGGGCGCCGCCG ccctgctgtacCTGCCGGACGGGTcggcgctgccgctgccgctggAGCCGCCCCCGGGCCCCACGGCCGCGGAGCTGCTGCGCcgcctgcagggggcgctgcgcctcccgcccgccgccggcgACGCCCTCGCGCTGTGGTTGGGGTCGGAGCTGCTCG AGGTGCAGCTGAAGCCGCGGCACCGACCCCTGCGCCTGGTCCGGCACTGGCCGGAGCTGCTGCTGCGCTTCAGCCTCGGCTCGCCCGCGGCCATCGCCCAAG ATGAGCCGTGTCTGCAGCTACGCAGGAACGTGTTCTTCCCTAAGAGCCGTGAGCTGGAG ctgcaggaggaggagctgctgcggTTGCTCTATGAGGAGGCGCGGGAGCAGCTGAAGGGGGGGCGCTACCCCGTGGACCCCCCCGAGGCGGCcgagctgggggggctcagctgCCGCCTGCGCCTGGGGCCCTTCGAGCCCGGCCGGCACACGGAGCTCAGCCTGCG GTGTGCCTTTTTCCCAGGAGCCATTGAGCGGCCGTCGGGGGGGCTGCTGGCCCGGGGGGGGTTGCGCCCCGTCAGCGTGGCCGTGGGGCTCGAGGGGGTCACCATCATTGACCCCCGCCAGAAG CATGTGCTGCTTTCCCTGACGTACCccgagctgtgctgggagctggtgggGGCCGTGGGGCAGGACGGGGACCCCGCGGGGCAGGAGGGGGACCCCACGGAGCCCCCCCAGCTGTGGTTGGAGTTCGATGGGGACCACGAGGGAGCCCCCGTGAACCGACTGCTGCGCGTGTTCTCCCCACAG GCGGAGCTGATGAGCGCCCTCATCGAGTGCTGCATCGAGCtgggcggggcggccccgccccccgaGGAacaggccccgccccccgccggcgctgcggccccgccccccgAGGCGGCCGGCGCGCGTGGCGCCCCCTTGCGGCGGCAGGAGAGCGTGACACGGCCCCGCCTGCAGCGCCTCGCGACCATCGACTACGTGCGGGAGG ggcaggagctgcggCGGGTGAAGCCCCCCCGGCGCTCGGCGTCCTTCTTCAGCCGggggggggccgggggcggcTCCTACACCCCCGTGgcggggggcacagggggggcCGGCTCcgagcagggctga